The following are encoded in a window of Salinibacter ruber DSM 13855 genomic DNA:
- the hisC gene encoding histidinol-phosphate transaminase, whose product MAADTDSPSLDDVLQHIRPAVRDRSEYIVDMPEGIDVKLNQNESPFDLPAGLKQELLDAHAQVEMNRYPSEQPEALRHALAEYDGVDPDQILVGNGSNEITYTFGLAFLDPGDPVVLPRPMFSLYEKVMRLQEADLTIVPPQDDFGFDADALATAAAETEAVLTILTTPNNPTGLAMTLDELEQVVTASSGFVVIDEAYVEFNPEGTAIDLLEQHPNVLILRTLSKGFGLAGARLGYLLAHPAVVTELMKARLPFMVDRFAEQTALAVLRRPDLIEDRVSRIEASITTLTEALQAMEGVEVVPSQANFVVFTTPLPADTLQDRLADRGVLVRNMGGYPELEGYLRVSAGTEEENNAFLDALDVSLEEAGAISEV is encoded by the coding sequence ATGGCCGCTGACACCGACTCCCCGTCCCTCGACGACGTGCTCCAGCACATCCGGCCCGCCGTGCGGGACCGGAGCGAGTACATCGTGGACATGCCGGAGGGGATTGACGTAAAGCTCAACCAGAACGAGAGCCCCTTTGACCTGCCGGCGGGCCTCAAACAGGAGCTCCTCGACGCCCACGCGCAGGTGGAGATGAACCGGTATCCCTCCGAGCAGCCGGAGGCGCTGCGCCATGCGCTCGCCGAGTACGACGGCGTCGATCCCGACCAGATCCTCGTCGGCAACGGCTCCAACGAGATCACCTACACCTTCGGCCTCGCCTTCCTGGACCCGGGCGACCCGGTGGTCCTGCCCCGCCCGATGTTCTCCCTCTACGAAAAGGTCATGCGCCTGCAGGAGGCCGACCTCACCATTGTGCCGCCTCAGGACGACTTTGGGTTCGACGCGGATGCCCTCGCCACGGCCGCGGCGGAGACCGAGGCCGTTCTGACCATCCTCACCACCCCGAACAACCCGACGGGGCTGGCCATGACGCTCGACGAGCTCGAGCAGGTCGTCACGGCGAGCTCCGGGTTCGTGGTGATCGACGAGGCGTACGTGGAATTCAACCCGGAGGGCACCGCCATCGACCTGCTTGAGCAACACCCCAACGTGCTGATTCTCCGCACGCTCTCGAAGGGGTTCGGGCTGGCGGGCGCGCGGCTCGGGTACCTGCTCGCCCACCCCGCCGTGGTGACGGAGCTCATGAAGGCGCGTCTGCCCTTCATGGTGGACCGGTTCGCCGAGCAGACGGCCCTGGCGGTGCTGCGGCGCCCCGACCTGATTGAGGACCGCGTATCGCGCATCGAGGCCTCGATCACAACCCTTACCGAGGCCCTGCAGGCGATGGAGGGGGTCGAGGTGGTGCCCTCGCAGGCGAACTTCGTCGTCTTCACCACCCCGCTGCCGGCCGATACGCTGCAGGACCGGCTGGCGGACCGCGGCGTTCTGGTCCGCAACATGGGCGGGTATCCGGAGCTGGAAGGGTATCTGCGCGTCAGTGCGGGGACCGAGGAGGAGAACAACGCGTTTCTGGACGCGTTGGACGTTTCGCTTGAAGAGGCGGGTGCAATCTCTGAAGTATAG
- a CDS encoding bifunctional nuclease family protein — protein MDFTRVDIIGLSTSPSSGGAYALVLGEVEGNRRLPIIIGAFEAQAIALELEKIQPPRPMTHDLLRDTFEAVDVDVEEVVIDELREGTFFAKIRYRHDGEEHRLDSRPSDAVALAVRVDAPIFVAPAVLDEAGIVAEDESDISSLAEQAEETSPSEEEEGTELEQMQKQLEEAVEEEDYERAAELRDEIQRLEQEQQQNQN, from the coding sequence ATGGATTTTACTCGGGTAGATATCATTGGTCTCTCCACGAGCCCTTCCAGCGGAGGGGCCTATGCCCTTGTGCTCGGAGAGGTCGAAGGCAACCGCCGTCTGCCAATCATCATCGGAGCATTTGAGGCCCAGGCGATTGCGCTGGAGCTGGAAAAGATTCAGCCCCCGCGCCCGATGACGCACGACCTGCTGCGCGATACGTTTGAGGCCGTGGACGTGGACGTGGAGGAGGTTGTGATCGACGAACTTCGGGAGGGCACCTTCTTCGCCAAGATCCGGTACCGCCACGACGGCGAAGAGCACCGGCTCGACTCCCGCCCCAGCGACGCCGTGGCCCTCGCCGTTCGCGTGGACGCGCCCATCTTCGTCGCCCCCGCAGTGCTGGACGAGGCCGGCATCGTCGCCGAAGACGAGTCGGACATCTCCTCGCTCGCCGAGCAGGCCGAAGAGACGTCCCCCTCGGAGGAGGAAGAGGGCACCGAACTCGAACAGATGCAGAAACAGCTCGAGGAGGCCGTGGAGGAGGAAGACTACGAACGGGCCGCCGAGCTCCGCGACGAAATCCAGCGCCTGGAGCAGGAGCAGCAGCAGAACCAGAACTAG
- the bshC gene encoding bacillithiol biosynthesis cysteine-adding enzyme BshC, with amino-acid sequence MPSPTERAAHRTPPAALGAFPDLFVDYCTDFDAVADFYPGDWQSRPARRAAATAAAKRPADREVLADTLLDQNERWGLDERTRSHIETLRDPDSIAVVTGQQVGLFTGPLYTIYKTITTLQLIEEWADQTGRPVVPVFWVEGEDHDFEEIAAAHVLQHNEVVPLSYEPGVDDNPGAVGRLALTDGIQDVVDRLDEALPPSDFKPAVMEQVRAAYQPGTRLEDAFARLMRSLFEDDGLVFMNPDDARLKALTRPLFRRDIEDPRASVAPVNAAGRALRDRGYHAQVNAHPTNLFWLGDDGRWAIDLEDENAFRLRGTDRTFSRSDLLNRLDETPERFSPNVVLRPLMQDHLLPTAAYVAGPGEVSYFAQYGGVYDWAGLDMPLIHPRASVSLVEGKVQKVLDKYGLTVADFRDGLEPLFQDVVVDTMEVDVDALFSEALPQLHQTLNALKPEVEAVDRTLGASTEATRSAIMDEMEALKQKVVRAEKRQQDEVRAQLKKAHTNLRPDGTLQERTINVLYYLNKYSPALLDDLRHALRTDTSAHQVVGV; translated from the coding sequence ATGCCGTCCCCCACCGAGCGCGCTGCGCACCGCACCCCGCCCGCTGCCCTCGGCGCCTTCCCCGACCTGTTCGTCGACTACTGCACCGACTTCGACGCGGTGGCGGACTTCTATCCGGGCGACTGGCAGTCCCGCCCGGCGCGCCGGGCGGCGGCCACGGCGGCGGCCAAGCGCCCCGCCGACCGCGAGGTGCTCGCCGACACGCTGCTCGACCAGAACGAGCGCTGGGGCCTCGACGAGCGCACCCGCTCGCACATTGAGACCCTGCGGGACCCGGACAGCATCGCCGTGGTGACGGGCCAGCAGGTGGGGCTGTTTACGGGGCCGCTCTACACCATCTACAAGACCATCACCACGCTCCAGCTGATCGAGGAGTGGGCGGACCAGACGGGGCGTCCCGTCGTCCCCGTCTTCTGGGTGGAGGGCGAAGACCACGACTTCGAAGAGATTGCCGCGGCGCACGTCCTCCAGCACAACGAGGTCGTGCCCCTCTCCTACGAGCCCGGCGTGGACGACAATCCCGGGGCGGTCGGGCGACTCGCCCTGACCGACGGGATCCAGGACGTGGTCGACCGGCTCGACGAGGCCCTGCCCCCCTCCGACTTCAAGCCGGCAGTGATGGAACAGGTGCGCGCCGCCTACCAGCCCGGCACCCGCCTCGAGGATGCCTTCGCCCGTCTGATGCGCTCCCTCTTCGAGGACGACGGGCTCGTGTTCATGAACCCCGACGATGCCCGCCTCAAGGCACTGACCCGCCCCCTCTTCCGGCGCGACATTGAGGACCCGCGGGCCTCCGTCGCCCCGGTGAACGCGGCCGGTCGGGCGCTCCGCGATCGGGGCTACCACGCACAGGTCAACGCCCACCCGACCAACCTCTTCTGGCTCGGCGACGACGGCCGCTGGGCAATCGACCTGGAGGACGAAAACGCCTTTCGGCTCCGCGGCACGGACCGGACGTTCTCCCGCTCCGATCTGCTCAATCGCCTAGACGAGACGCCCGAACGATTCAGTCCCAATGTCGTCCTGCGTCCGCTGATGCAGGACCACCTCCTGCCGACCGCCGCGTACGTTGCGGGCCCCGGCGAGGTGTCCTACTTCGCCCAGTACGGGGGGGTCTACGACTGGGCGGGCCTCGACATGCCCCTCATTCACCCACGGGCGAGTGTATCCCTGGTGGAGGGCAAGGTGCAGAAGGTGCTCGACAAGTACGGCCTGACGGTTGCGGACTTTCGGGACGGCCTGGAGCCGCTCTTTCAGGACGTGGTCGTCGACACGATGGAGGTCGACGTGGATGCCCTCTTCTCGGAGGCCCTGCCGCAGCTCCACCAGACCCTCAATGCCTTGAAGCCCGAGGTGGAGGCCGTAGACCGGACGCTCGGCGCCTCCACCGAGGCGACGCGGTCGGCAATCATGGACGAGATGGAGGCCCTAAAGCAGAAGGTCGTCCGGGCCGAAAAACGGCAGCAGGACGAGGTCCGAGCGCAGCTCAAGAAGGCCCACACGAACCTTCGCCCGGACGGGACGCTCCAGGAACGCACGATCAACGTGCTGTACTACCTCAACAAGTACAGCCCGGCCCTGCTCGACGACCTGCGGCACGCGCTCCGTACCGATACCTCTGCCCACCAGGTCGTGGGCGTATAG
- a CDS encoding purine-nucleoside phosphorylase, whose protein sequence is MPRSTAASMRSDPAVYDDEDLDAARAAVRERVGWAPEMALILGSGLGRLAEAADETTVVPAAEIPGYPESTVEGHSGKLVFGALEDTRVVFVQGRVHLYEGYPVQKIAMPVRLVHALGADRMLVTNSAGGINRTFDPGTLMFITSHLNMAFASPGVGAGAGPARQRSDEEQAPFYEPGWTSRAEQVALDLGLDARRGTYAWTLGPSYETKAEVRALEQLGADAVGMSTVPEVIQAHQLGMAVLGLSTITNPAAGLAPGGLDHDEVLEVSERVRGDLMKLVRGIVRVADA, encoded by the coding sequence ATGCCCCGCTCGACCGCCGCGTCTATGCGTTCCGACCCCGCTGTGTACGACGACGAAGACCTCGATGCTGCGAGGGCGGCGGTGCGGGAGCGCGTCGGCTGGGCCCCCGAGATGGCGCTTATTCTGGGGTCGGGGCTGGGGCGCCTGGCGGAGGCGGCGGACGAGACGACGGTCGTGCCCGCCGCCGAGATTCCGGGCTATCCGGAGTCGACCGTGGAGGGGCACAGCGGGAAACTCGTGTTTGGCGCCCTGGAGGACACCCGGGTCGTCTTTGTGCAGGGGCGGGTGCACCTTTACGAAGGGTACCCGGTGCAGAAGATCGCGATGCCGGTGCGGCTGGTGCACGCCCTGGGGGCCGATCGCATGCTCGTCACCAACTCGGCCGGCGGCATCAACCGCACCTTCGACCCGGGGACGCTCATGTTCATCACGAGCCACCTCAACATGGCGTTCGCCAGTCCAGGGGTCGGAGCCGGGGCGGGGCCGGCCCGTCAGCGATCGGACGAGGAGCAGGCTCCCTTCTACGAGCCGGGGTGGACGAGCCGGGCCGAGCAGGTGGCCCTCGATTTGGGGCTGGACGCACGGCGGGGCACCTACGCCTGGACCCTGGGGCCGAGCTACGAGACGAAGGCGGAGGTGCGGGCGCTGGAGCAGCTGGGCGCCGACGCAGTGGGGATGAGCACGGTGCCGGAGGTGATTCAGGCGCACCAATTGGGAATGGCGGTCCTCGGCCTGTCGACGATCACGAACCCGGCCGCGGGCCTGGCGCCCGGCGGTCTCGATCACGACGAAGTCCTCGAGGTGAGTGAGCGGGTGCGGGGGGATCTGATGAAGCTGGTGCGGGGCATCGTGCGGGTGGCCGACGCGTAG
- a CDS encoding AI-2E family transporter: MPDGPDPSSYGPDESPGPDPEEPSSSETAPARHARTTTASRRGHARERMPVSPDESASTFTFDRVVRFLLGAAAVGSVGWMVWYFAGIVLYLIVGGLLAYLLRPPVDYIQGLGVGRVPAILVAFAVFLGVIVVIVTSVVPFITRQVQDLSQLITIDTAAYVANLIEAQVQGVVPLEQGVLEENVRQAAESLMRGDLVEGQQVAETVSSVVSVFTNIVYAVVIVPFVTFFLLKDELRIRRSLLHLVPNRYFEVTLSILAKVELNIGRYFRALLVQGTAIAVIASTLLWIVGLRGAIAIGIFTGLANTIPYFGPFLGFLAGTLVGIAQTGDVSLVPGVALAMALTQLADNVLLQPLIFSRAAQTHPLVILFVVLAGAQLGGILGMLMAIPLTTTLRVIVEQLLWSLRNYRILRAG; the protein is encoded by the coding sequence ATGCCCGACGGCCCCGATCCGTCTTCCTACGGTCCCGACGAATCGCCAGGCCCCGACCCAGAAGAACCGTCGTCGTCGGAGACGGCGCCGGCACGCCACGCCCGGACGACCACGGCATCCCGCCGGGGCCACGCCCGAGAGCGAATGCCCGTCTCCCCGGACGAGTCCGCCAGCACATTCACGTTCGACCGGGTGGTTCGTTTTCTGCTCGGGGCCGCGGCCGTCGGGTCCGTCGGATGGATGGTGTGGTACTTCGCCGGCATTGTGCTGTACCTCATCGTCGGGGGCCTGCTCGCGTACCTGCTCCGTCCCCCGGTCGACTACATCCAGGGACTTGGCGTTGGACGGGTCCCGGCCATCCTGGTCGCCTTTGCGGTCTTTCTGGGGGTGATCGTGGTGATCGTGACGTCGGTGGTGCCGTTCATTACGCGTCAGGTCCAGGACTTGTCGCAGCTCATTACCATCGACACGGCCGCGTACGTGGCCAATCTCATCGAGGCGCAGGTTCAGGGCGTCGTCCCGCTGGAGCAAGGCGTATTGGAGGAGAATGTCCGCCAGGCGGCCGAGTCGCTCATGCGGGGCGATCTGGTGGAGGGCCAACAGGTGGCCGAGACGGTGAGCTCTGTCGTGAGCGTCTTCACGAACATCGTGTACGCCGTCGTCATTGTGCCCTTCGTCACGTTTTTCCTACTCAAAGACGAGCTTCGGATCCGGCGGAGCCTCCTCCACCTCGTGCCCAACCGGTATTTCGAGGTCACGCTCTCGATTCTCGCGAAGGTGGAGCTGAACATTGGGCGCTACTTCCGGGCCCTGCTCGTGCAGGGGACGGCCATTGCGGTCATCGCGTCCACGCTCCTGTGGATCGTGGGCCTGCGGGGCGCCATCGCCATCGGCATCTTTACCGGCCTGGCCAACACGATTCCGTACTTCGGTCCGTTTCTGGGCTTCCTGGCGGGCACGCTCGTCGGCATCGCCCAGACGGGGGACGTGTCGCTGGTGCCGGGGGTGGCCCTGGCCATGGCCCTCACGCAGCTGGCGGACAACGTGCTGCTCCAGCCCCTCATCTTCTCGCGGGCCGCCCAGACCCACCCGCTCGTCATCCTCTTCGTGGTGCTGGCGGGCGCCCAGCTGGGCGGCATCCTGGGGATGCTGATGGCGATTCCCCTCACCACGACGCTGCGCGTGATCGTGGAGCAGCTGCTCTGGAGTCTCCGCAACTACCGGATCCTGCGGGCGGGGTAG
- a CDS encoding RecX family transcriptional regulator has protein sequence MSEGTPAGTITRLDPQVNNENRVSVFIDDEFAFGVHEDLVVRHGLTVGTALTAEDVREIEADEQYVEAKQAALDYLAHKPRTETEVRRKLKRNDAPAFVIDDVVARLYELEYLDDEAYAHDYAHNRFSSKKYGPVRIRRELKERGIDRHLADAAVDTLFEDEDATAAAWEHAESRWPRLADEDDPRRRRQKMYRYLRRRGFTSETIRPILDELEREGGRSPV, from the coding sequence ATGTCCGAGGGGACGCCGGCAGGAACGATTACGCGCCTTGACCCTCAGGTCAACAACGAGAACCGGGTGTCGGTCTTCATCGACGACGAGTTTGCATTCGGGGTGCATGAGGACCTCGTGGTCAGGCACGGCCTGACGGTCGGGACGGCCCTCACGGCGGAGGACGTGCGCGAGATTGAGGCCGACGAGCAGTACGTGGAGGCCAAGCAGGCGGCGCTCGACTACCTTGCGCACAAACCGCGCACGGAGACGGAGGTGCGCCGGAAACTCAAGCGGAACGACGCGCCGGCGTTCGTGATCGACGACGTGGTTGCCCGTCTGTACGAACTGGAGTACCTGGACGACGAGGCCTACGCGCACGACTACGCCCACAACCGCTTTTCCAGCAAGAAGTACGGCCCGGTACGCATCCGACGAGAGTTGAAAGAGCGGGGCATCGACCGGCACCTGGCCGACGCGGCGGTCGACACGCTTTTTGAGGACGAAGACGCAACCGCGGCGGCCTGGGAGCACGCCGAATCCCGGTGGCCGCGTCTGGCCGACGAGGACGACCCGCGTCGCCGCCGGCAGAAAATGTACCGGTATCTCCGCCGTCGCGGCTTCACGTCCGAAACCATCCGTCCCATCCTCGACGAACTGGAGCGAGAGGGGGGGCGCTCTCCCGTGTAG
- a CDS encoding TonB-dependent receptor: MPRLLCVVVVLMGAVGGGMEARAQAPIVIRVDEAPLTAALEEVRAQTDLDLVYAERLVEDRTASCSYTGADRGAALACVLDGTDVRAERVRRGQYVLVARPDDERNAEATPRASLKGYVLDAETGERLPGAHVYLTQLKAGATTNQDGYFVMSGLPPKDYRVRISYLGYQSIDTTLTAGAGPARISLAGTSIQSEGVVVEAGSTSVDDNERLPGMRSVALNRLDQLPSFGEPDLFRALQWTPGIRKSGVTSGGLSVRGGNPDQNLYLLDGAPVYHPWHAFSLISTFQTQTLRSTELYRGTFPVEHGGRLSAVLDAQMKDGSRRAPKAVAGLSVFSGRFRVESPLTESTSFMVSGRRSYLDKLIGRRHPVTGDSGRRDTLRTGYYFFDTSAKLTHRFGPNHRLSFSYYHGGDDLDLRLPFDLSLDFSSWLRPPDLLFEVAQNWDNRVVSAQHRYLAGDDLFLTTTGYYSGYRAQEASFVQPTTTASLTSDYRVRLSDAGVKVRADYHHSVSHEWTGGLEVSTLQFESTLNSTLQRSSGTSSRRVQDSRVAAAKVVGYLQDTWTPTPQWTVESGVRAGYFSGGDYVHLAPRLSAQHVVHPRWLVVEGSVGLHVQHLQRLRDRYSLAYDLVSSRWIPASDRVRPATGGQLGLGTYTQLRPGWSLELDAYARETRDILVPADVFQEKEGIEGPGIEIGALLGQYVTGTERAFGLEFSTRYEQGPWRARLGLSMGRTFIQAPARSGLRWRPSGLDVPVSVRSTLGWEGAHWQATVAAELRSGYPITVPEARYKLGDPTASTPTSYLYRPQVHNGRLPPYLRVDLTVGYQFQLLSADWTATVDVSNVTNRDNVLDRTYRPTETGVDVNRQRGLPILPLVELEMRL; this comes from the coding sequence GTGCCGCGCCTTCTCTGTGTCGTTGTTGTCCTGATGGGGGCCGTCGGAGGGGGCATGGAGGCCCGCGCGCAGGCGCCCATTGTCATTCGTGTTGACGAGGCCCCACTGACGGCAGCGCTCGAAGAGGTGCGCGCCCAGACGGACCTTGATCTCGTCTACGCCGAGCGGCTCGTGGAAGACCGCACGGCGAGCTGCTCGTACACGGGAGCGGATCGGGGGGCCGCACTCGCATGTGTGCTCGACGGCACGGACGTCCGGGCCGAGCGGGTGCGCCGGGGGCAATACGTGCTCGTGGCCCGGCCCGACGACGAGCGCAACGCAGAGGCCACGCCGCGCGCCTCGCTCAAAGGGTACGTGCTGGACGCAGAGACGGGTGAGCGCCTGCCGGGCGCGCACGTTTACCTAACCCAACTGAAGGCCGGCGCGACGACGAACCAGGACGGCTACTTCGTGATGTCCGGCCTGCCTCCCAAAGACTACAGGGTGCGCATTTCGTACCTGGGGTACCAGTCCATAGACACCACGCTCACGGCCGGGGCCGGGCCCGCCCGCATCTCGTTGGCCGGCACGTCCATCCAGTCGGAAGGCGTCGTCGTGGAGGCGGGGTCCACGAGTGTCGACGACAATGAGCGTCTCCCGGGCATGCGGTCCGTCGCCTTGAATCGGCTCGATCAACTGCCCTCGTTCGGGGAGCCGGACCTCTTCCGTGCCCTTCAGTGGACGCCCGGCATCCGAAAATCGGGCGTGACGAGCGGGGGGCTCAGTGTGCGGGGGGGCAACCCTGACCAAAACCTCTATCTCCTCGACGGCGCCCCGGTCTACCACCCGTGGCACGCCTTCAGCCTGATTTCGACGTTTCAAACCCAGACGCTCCGCTCCACTGAGCTCTACCGCGGGACCTTTCCCGTAGAGCACGGGGGGCGCCTGTCGGCCGTGCTCGACGCCCAGATGAAGGACGGAAGCCGACGCGCCCCGAAGGCCGTGGCGGGGCTCAGCGTGTTCAGCGGACGGTTTCGCGTCGAATCGCCCCTCACGGAGTCGACCTCGTTCATGGTGTCGGGGCGGCGCTCGTATCTCGACAAGCTCATCGGGCGGCGCCATCCGGTGACGGGGGACAGTGGGCGCCGCGACACCCTCCGCACGGGCTACTACTTCTTCGACACCAGCGCAAAGCTCACGCACCGCTTTGGGCCGAACCACCGGCTTTCGTTTAGCTACTACCACGGGGGGGATGACCTGGATCTTCGCCTCCCGTTTGATCTGTCCCTGGATTTTTCGTCCTGGCTGCGCCCGCCCGATCTCCTGTTTGAGGTGGCCCAGAATTGGGACAATCGGGTCGTCAGCGCACAGCACCGCTATCTCGCCGGCGATGACCTGTTTCTTACCACGACAGGGTATTACTCCGGGTATCGGGCCCAGGAGGCGTCGTTCGTGCAACCGACCACGACCGCGTCGCTCACGTCCGACTACCGGGTCCGGCTCTCCGACGCAGGGGTGAAGGTGCGGGCCGACTATCACCACTCGGTGAGCCACGAGTGGACCGGGGGGCTAGAAGTCTCTACACTGCAATTCGAGAGCACGCTCAACAGCACCCTGCAGCGGTCGAGCGGAACGTCCAGCCGCCGCGTCCAGGACAGCCGCGTCGCCGCCGCGAAAGTGGTGGGGTATCTGCAGGACACCTGGACCCCGACGCCCCAATGGACCGTGGAGTCGGGGGTGCGGGCGGGTTATTTCAGCGGGGGGGATTACGTGCACCTCGCGCCCCGGCTCAGTGCGCAGCACGTGGTGCATCCGCGGTGGCTCGTCGTGGAGGGCAGCGTGGGCCTGCACGTGCAGCACCTGCAGCGCCTCCGAGATCGGTACTCGCTGGCGTACGACCTGGTATCGAGTCGATGGATCCCGGCGAGTGACCGCGTCCGGCCTGCAACCGGGGGGCAGTTGGGACTCGGGACGTACACGCAGCTGCGGCCCGGATGGAGCCTGGAGCTGGACGCCTACGCCCGAGAAACCCGCGACATCCTCGTGCCGGCCGACGTGTTTCAGGAGAAAGAGGGCATCGAGGGCCCGGGAATTGAGATTGGGGCACTGCTCGGCCAGTACGTGACCGGCACCGAGCGGGCCTTTGGCCTCGAATTCAGCACGCGCTACGAGCAGGGCCCGTGGCGGGCACGGCTGGGACTGAGCATGGGTCGGACGTTTATCCAAGCCCCGGCCCGATCGGGCCTTCGGTGGCGGCCGTCGGGCCTGGACGTGCCGGTATCGGTCCGCAGCACGCTTGGGTGGGAGGGGGCACACTGGCAGGCGACCGTGGCTGCGGAGCTGCGCAGCGGATATCCCATCACGGTGCCGGAGGCGCGTTACAAGTTGGGCGACCCCACGGCCTCCACACCGACGTCGTACCTGTACCGCCCGCAGGTGCACAACGGGCGGCTTCCCCCGTACCTCCGGGTGGACCTAACTGTGGGCTATCAGTTCCAACTGCTTTCCGCGGACTGGACGGCCACGGTGGACGTCTCCAACGTCACCAACCGCGACAACGTCCTGGATCGGACGTACCGGCCCACCGAGACGGGTGTTGACGTCAACCGTCAGCGGGGGCTGCCGATTCTTCCCCTGGTGGAGCTGGAGATGCGACTGTAG
- a CDS encoding FecR domain-containing protein: MDDAYGPLLFEDALSSEQRAKLRARLAEDPALADGWARWQQVRARLRERLQEHVPDRRLLVLYALSEEGREDLLTPEEAEALDAARPAIADALDAVPALQQVVKRVQDERADFETVWAQHREEIWAAEDKTDRRSQTDRNERAPRRPGRARREGAGRQWAWRLTVAALLLGAAVLAVVYGPQGAERTTVTAEAGEQRQVEFEDGSTVRLVGASTLSYTPGMDAAEERRVTLARGRAYFDVTAREDVPFVVTTPAARTEVLGTKFGVAAGNDTTEVVLVDGRVRVGPGGNNEAEPVVLAPGERSTVRSGDAPTSPAPVDLTATLDWTGLFVFRAAPTRVIAERLRNHYGVSISVAPALAEEPVTGTFERNRSVGQVLNTIARALGADVRKEGEAYRLEPGS, translated from the coding sequence ATGGACGACGCGTACGGTCCTCTTCTGTTTGAGGACGCCCTTTCTTCCGAGCAGCGGGCGAAGCTGCGGGCACGACTCGCTGAAGACCCGGCGCTGGCCGACGGCTGGGCGCGCTGGCAGCAGGTGCGCGCCCGGCTGCGGGAGCGCCTCCAAGAGCATGTCCCCGACCGGCGCCTTCTCGTCCTGTATGCGCTGTCCGAAGAGGGCCGGGAGGACCTTCTGACGCCCGAGGAGGCCGAGGCCCTCGACGCGGCACGCCCCGCCATTGCCGACGCCCTCGACGCGGTTCCGGCCCTCCAGCAGGTGGTGAAACGAGTGCAGGACGAACGGGCCGACTTCGAAACGGTGTGGGCACAGCACCGCGAAGAGATTTGGGCCGCGGAAGACAAGACAGACCGCCGCTCGCAGACGGACCGAAACGAGCGCGCCCCGCGGCGCCCCGGACGTGCTCGCAGGGAGGGGGCTGGGCGCCAGTGGGCGTGGCGCCTCACCGTTGCGGCGCTCCTGCTCGGCGCCGCCGTCCTGGCTGTGGTGTACGGGCCGCAAGGGGCGGAGCGGACGACCGTGACCGCGGAGGCGGGGGAGCAGCGGCAGGTGGAGTTTGAGGACGGCTCGACGGTTCGGCTCGTGGGGGCGTCCACGCTGTCCTACACGCCCGGGATGGACGCGGCCGAAGAGCGACGCGTCACGCTGGCGCGTGGCCGCGCTTATTTCGATGTGACCGCCCGGGAGGACGTGCCATTCGTGGTGACCACGCCCGCAGCCCGAACCGAAGTGCTCGGAACGAAATTCGGGGTCGCGGCCGGAAACGACACCACGGAGGTTGTGCTCGTGGACGGGCGGGTGCGTGTGGGGCCGGGCGGAAACAATGAGGCCGAGCCGGTGGTGCTGGCCCCGGGCGAGCGCAGCACGGTCCGAAGTGGAGACGCCCCCACCTCTCCTGCGCCCGTGGACCTTACCGCGACGCTGGACTGGACCGGACTTTTCGTCTTCCGGGCCGCGCCCACGCGTGTCATTGCGGAGCGGTTGCGCAACCACTATGGCGTGTCCATCTCCGTCGCGCCGGCCCTTGCCGAGGAGCCCGTGACGGGAACCTTTGAGCGGAATCGGTCGGTGGGGCAAGTGCTCAACACGATCGCCCGCGCGCTGGGGGCGGATGTGCGGAAGGAAGGGGAGGCCTACCGACTCGAACCCGGCTCTTGA
- a CDS encoding RNA polymerase sigma factor: MPESAFDPDRVRDAQNGDEQARNGLLRRLEPILRGYFIKRIGAETDVDDLVQNTLVRIHESLDDLEKPGSLKSFAMKAALFELQDYYRGRYDMKEHLRDPDLPLGQSTDPEDRSAQVDVEKALDALTPKAQRIMELREYGYLYREIAQMLDTTEAAVKMQVKRAFETMKDALTALLLLAWFFGL, translated from the coding sequence ATGCCTGAGTCCGCGTTCGATCCGGATCGTGTTCGAGACGCCCAGAACGGGGACGAACAGGCCCGGAATGGGCTCCTCCGCCGCCTAGAGCCCATTCTGCGGGGCTACTTCATCAAGCGCATCGGGGCCGAGACCGACGTTGATGATCTGGTGCAGAATACGCTGGTGCGCATCCACGAAAGCCTCGACGACCTTGAGAAGCCGGGCAGCCTGAAGTCGTTCGCCATGAAGGCGGCCCTGTTCGAACTGCAGGACTACTACCGTGGGCGCTACGACATGAAGGAGCACCTGCGCGACCCGGACCTTCCCCTGGGACAGTCGACGGACCCGGAGGACCGGAGTGCCCAGGTGGACGTGGAGAAGGCCCTCGACGCCCTCACGCCGAAGGCACAGCGCATCATGGAGCTGCGGGAGTACGGGTACCTCTACCGAGAGATTGCCCAGATGCTCGACACGACGGAGGCGGCGGTCAAGATGCAGGTAAAGCGTGCCTTCGAAACCATGAAGGATGCACTGACGGCCCTGCTCCTTCTCGCCTGGTTCTTTGGGCTGTAA